A genomic stretch from Lathyrus oleraceus cultivar Zhongwan6 chromosome 2, CAAS_Psat_ZW6_1.0, whole genome shotgun sequence includes:
- the LOC127123458 gene encoding eukaryotic translation initiation factor 4 gamma-like, whose protein sequence is MTSEAFKLKGLSEQVYNDFFRYAGVRLQARLVREAKEKAKKEAEEKARLEEEQRIREAEEKAAVEVVATVAAAEAEANAKAKVEEAARIAAEEAAKASADALTQGEQSKSGFAPLLLKTLEELQKEQQVVRASCTHTKRFDIKVTIIEEAHIINNIKVDELIGSLLTFEMDINDKIEIRNKGVAFKADVENYDEWEEEDTNDNLSKSIALLEKRFGKVMRRLVKLKRIIS, encoded by the exons atgacctctgaagccttcaaactgaaaggcctctctgaacaagtctACAACGACTTTTTCAGATACGCTGGAGTAAGGCTACAGGCTCGCTTGGTCAGAGAGGCTAAGGAAAAGGCcaaaaaggaagcagaagagaaagctCGCCTAGAAGAAGAGCAACgaatcagagaagctgaagagaagGCTGCTGTTGAAGTTGTTGCTACTGtggctgctgctgaagctgaggcaAACGCTAAAGCCAAAGTTGAAGAAGCAGCACGCATTGCTGCAGAGGAAGCTGCAAAGGCCAGCGCTGATGCTCTGACTCAAGGGGAGCAATCTAAGTCTGGTTTCGCCCCTCTCCTATTGAAAACTTTGGAGGAACTGCAAAAGGAACAACAAGTTGTGAGAGCTAG TTGCACTCACACAAAGAGGTTTGACATAAAAGTTACAATAATAGAAGAGGCTCATATCATCAACAATATCAAAGTGGATGAACTCATCGGTTCACTACTAACTTTTGAGATGGATATCAATGATAAAATAGAGATAAGAAACAAAGGTGTAGCCTTCAAAGCTGATGTTGAAAATTATGATGAATGGGAGGAAGAGGATACTAATGATAACCTTTCTAAATCTATTGCATTACTTGAAAAAAGGTTTGGTAAGGTTATGAGAAGACTTGTTAAATTGAAAAGAATAATTTCATGA